The DNA sequence GCGGGCCGCCGTGGGGCTCGGCGTGGTGCTCGCGGCCATGAACACGGCGTACTTCCAGGCCATCGGCGAGCTGCCGCTCGGGGTCGCCGCCACCCTCGAACTGCTCGGGCCCCTCCTGCTCGCCCTCGCGCTCTCGCGCAGCCCGGCGCAGCTCTGCGCGGGGTTCCTCGCCCTCGCGGGGGTGCTGCTGCTCGCGGCGCCGGGCGGGGCGCTGCCGGTCGCGGGGCTCGCGCTCGGCGCGCTCGCCGCGGTCTGCCGGGCCGCGTACGTGGTGCTCAACCGGCGGGTGGGGCGGCTCTTTCCGGACTGGTCCGGGCTCACGGTCGCGCTGGCCGTGGGCGCGGTGCTCCTCGTGCCGGTCGCGGCCGCGACCGACGGCGCGGCCGTCGCCCGGCACCCGGCCGTCCTCGGCACCGGCCTCCTCGTCGCGCTCCTGTCGTCCCTGATCCCGTACTCACTGGACCTGCTCGCCCTGCGCCGCGTCGGGGTCCGCGCCTTCGGGGTGCTGCTGGCGCTCGGGCCCGCGGTCGGCGCGGCGGTCGGGTTCGCCGCGCTCGGCGAGCAGCTGAACGTACGGCAGTGCGGAGCGGTGGCACTCGTGGTGGCGGCCTGCGCGTGGGCGGTGTGGTCGGGGAACGCCGCCGGGACCGAGGACGGCACCGCCAAGGCGGAGGCCCACGCTGCCGGGGGCGGCGGGGCGGTGTAGTGCCTCACCGCCCGGTGGGCTCATGTGCATGATGGGCCCATGACCCGACTCGAAGGCCTCATCCGGTGACCGACGCCCAGGCAGACCTCATGCGCCCGGCGGCCGCCGCGGAGCCACGCCCCTTCGACGCCGTTCTCACCGACCTCGACGGCGTCATCCGCTTCTACGACATGTCCGGCCTCACGGAGCTGGAGCGCGCGGCCGGACTGCCCGAGGGGGCCACCGCCGAGATCGCCTTCGCGCCCGAGACCGATCTGCCGCTGATGCTCGGCAGGATCGGCAAGGACGAGTGGGTGGCGGCGATCGCCGAAGGGCTCGCCGTGCGCCGGGGGCTCGACGCGGCGCGCGGCCGTGAACTGGGGCTCGCACTGGCCGAGTCGGGGTTCTGGGCCGACCAGACGGTCGTCGATCTGCTGCGCCGCGCCCGTGCCCACGTACCGGTGTCGATCGTCACCAACGCCACGCCCTGGCTGGACGAGGACCTGGCGCGGCTCGGCCTCACCTCCCTGGTGGACGACGTGGTCGGCAGCGCCGCGCTGGGCCTGGCCAAGCCCGACCGGCGGATCTACGAACTGGCCGCCGAGCGCTTGGGAGCCGCCGTCACACGCTGTCTGTTCGTGGACGACCGCGAGGAGAACGTGGCCGCGGCGACCGCGCTCGGGATGCGGGGCGTGCTGTACCGGGGGCCGGACGACCTGCGCGCGGCCCTGGCGCCCCTGTTCGGCTGACCGGGGCGGGGCGCGGGGCAGCGCGGACGGCCCCTCCGTCACCGGGCCGGTCCGCCGGCCGCCCGGCCCGGGTGCTGCACAAGCACGGTCATCTGTCTGTCCTCCACGTCACACGCCCGTCCATGTCACATTCGCGCGAGGACGGATACCGTGGACGTACCGCTTCGTGATCTTCTGTTCGGCGCCGCAGCGCGGCGGGTGACGCACCGCCGTTCTCGGTGTGTCACCGCACTGACGGATCGCGACGAAGGAATGTGACAGATGGACGGAAGAGATCTCCTCGCGGAGCGCTTCGAGGAGCACCGGCCCCACCTGAAGGCGGTCGCGTACCGCATGTTGGGCTCCCTGAGCGAGGCCGAGGACGCCGTCCAGGAGAGCTGGCTCAAGCTCAGCCGCGCCGACAGCGAGGCCGTGCGGAACCTGGGCGGCTGGCTGACGACCGTCGTGGGCCGCATCTGCCTGGACCTGCTGCGCTCCCGCCAGCAGCGCGGCGAGCAGTCGCTCGACGTGCCCGCCACCTATGTGCCCGACCCGCAGGTCAGCGCGCTGCCCGGCCGCAGCGGGACGGCCGACCCCGAAGAGGCGGCGCTGCTCACCGACTCGGTGGGCCTCGCCCTGCTCGTCGTTCTCGACACGCTCGGCCCCGCCGAGCGCCTCGCGTTCGTCCTGCACGACATGTTCGCCGTGCCGTTCGAGGACATCGCGCCGATCGTGGAGCGGGCCCCGGCCGCGACCCGGCAGCTGGCGAGCCGCGCCCGCCGCCGGGTGCGGGACGCGGCGCCGGTGCCGGACCCGGACCGGGCCAGGCAGCGCGAGGTCGTCGAGGCGTTCCTCGCGGCGGCGCGCGGCGGCGAGTTCGACGCGCTGCTCGAACTCCTCGACCCGGACGTGGTGCTGCGGGCCGACGGCGGCGAGGTCGCGGGCCTCTCGCGCCTGGTGCGGGGCGCCCAGGAGGTGGTGGCGGGGGCGCGCTCGTTCGCCACGGTCGCGCTCTCGACGCACCTGGTGCTCGTCAACGGCAGGGTGGGGCAGATGGCGGTGGTGAACGGAAAGCCGTTCTCCGTCGGCGAGTTCACCGTGCGCGACGGCCGGATCGTCGAGATCAACATCCTGGCGGACCACGACCGGCTCGCCGCGCTCCTGGACGCCGACACGCTCGCTGCCGTCACCGGGGAGGCCACGGACTGACGGCAGCCGGGAGCCCACTGCCTCAGCCCACCCGGGTGCGCCGCGTGACCCGCTGCACGTACTCCTTCCGGTCCAGCGGATTGTGGTCCGTGCGCGGGCGCGCGGGCGGCACCCCGCGCACCGGCTCGTAGCGCTCGACGGCGGACTCCACCTCGCCCTCGCCGCACGTGAGGCCGGGCAGCAGCTGCCCGAGCTCGTGCACGCGCGCGGCCGGGATCAGGCCGTCGAGCACGTACGCCGAGCCGTGCGCCACCGGTGCGTCCGGCACCGCGCCGAGGCGTCCGATGACGGGCAGCTGGGTGCCGAACACCTCGGCGGGGACGGTCAGCCGGAACCGGTGCACCGGCTCGTGCACCCGTGTGCCCGCCGCCCGCAGCGCGTCCATGAGGACGAGCGGTGTAAGGAGGCGGAAGTCCCCTGCCGTGCTCGACATGCTCTTGTCGAAGACCGCGTGCGCGTGGCTCTGGGGCGGCCAGTACCCGCAGCGCGTCAGGGTGACGAGGAAGTCGGAGACCTCCCAGCCGCGCAGGCCCTGGAGCAGCGTCTCCCGCACGGTCTCCTCGATCGCCGCGAAGAACGCGTACGGCATCGAGCCCAGCTCGACGCCGAGCCGGAACGCGACGCCGGAGCCCGGTGGCGCGGGCTCCACGCGCAGCCCCGCCGTGGCGAGGAACGGGTTGGGGTCCGTGTCGATCACCTCGACGTGCGCGCCGGTGCCGACGACCCGCTCCACGCACAGGGCCGTGGTCTCGCGGAAGTCGACGCCGACGCCGAACTCCTCGGCGAGCGTGGCCTCGATGACCTCCTTCTGGACCTCGCCGTACAGCTTGACGGAGACCTCCTGCCGCAGGCCGATCAGCGGATCCTGCTCGGCTAGCCGGGTGAGTGCGGCGTGCAGCGCGCCCCTGGTCGCCCGGCCGACGCGGCTCGACGACGGTTTCGAGGGTGGGCGGCGCGAAGTGCCGCCGCGGCGCGCGCCGTTCCGGTAGGTCATGCACGTCGCCGAGCACGTCCCCGATCCGTACGTCGCCGAGGCCCCGGAGGCGGGCGATCTGCCCGGCGACGACGGCCTCGCGGCGCACGGCCATGCCCTGCTCGAAGACGCTGGCCGCGGGGACCTTGCCGGGCTCGGCGCGGCCGCCGAACGGCACCCGGTCGCGCACCCGCAGCGTGCCGGAGTACAGGCGCGCGTACGTGAGGGCGGTGCGGTCGTCCGTGACGTACGCGGCGAGCAGCGCGTCGTCCCGCTCGGCGAGGGACTCGGTGAGGCGGGCGCGGAAAGAGGCGTCGTCCGGCGCGTACGGGACGGCCCGCGCGCCCCGCGTACCGGGGGAGCGGACCGCGCCGAGGGCGACGGCTCCCGGGGGCAGTTTTCGGCCGATCTCGGCGAGTACGCGCTCGCCGTCGGCGCCCCGGCGGTCGACCTTGTTGACGAAGGCGAGCGTGAGGAGCGTGCTGCCGTCGTCGACGCTGCCGAGCTCGTCGACGACACCGGCGCGGTGCAGGAGCCGCTCGGTCAGGCTGGTCCTACCGGCGTCTACGTGCGCCAGGACTCCCAGGTTCAGCGTGTGTGCGGGGGTGTGCGACGGCACAGGGCGTCATGTCCTCGTGATGGGGTCGGTTCCTTCCTGGTGGGACATGGGCGTCCGGCGCATCCGGGGTCTCCATGGGGCCGCCGGTATGACGAAGGGGCCCGTACGGATCGCTCCGTACGGGCCCCTCCGCGGTGTGAACCGCCCTGGGATCAGGCCTTCTTGGTCTCCCAGAAGATGCGGTCGATCTCGGCGATGAGCTCAAGGGCCTTCTCGCCGGTCTTCGGGTCCGTCGAGCCCTTGGCGGCCGACAGGGCCTTCAGGGTGTCGTTGACCAGTACGTGCAGCTGCGGGTACTTCTCGAAGTGCGGCGGCTTGAAGTAGTCGCTCCACAGCACCGAGACGTGGTGCTTGGCGAGCTCGGCGCGCTGCTCCTTGATGACCGTGGCGCGGGCCTGGAAGTGCGGGTCGTCGTTCGCGGCCATCTTCTCCTGCACGGCCTTGACCGACTCCGCCTCGATGCGGGCCTGGGCCGGGTCGTACACGCCGCAAGGCAGGTCGCAGTGGGCGCTGGCCTTGACCTTGGGGGCAAACAGGCGGGAAAGCATTGAGCTGTCCTCCTCGTGATCGTCTTCTCAGGTGGGACATTACTCCGTGAGAGACGTGATTTCGCGAGTGCCCCCATGGGCTTAGGTCAAAAGTCCAGGGTCACACTGGAACTGGTGGAGGATTGGACCGGGAGGTTGTCTGATGCCGGAAATGACGGCAGACGGGCGGGAGACACGCGTGCCGTTCCAGTTGATCGAGGTCGACGGTCCGTCGATGGTGCCCACGCTGAATCCGGGGGACTGGATGCTGGTGCAGCACGGCGCGCGGGTGCGGCCCGGCGACGTGGTGATCCTGCGGCACCCGCTGCAACAGGACCTGTTGGTGGTCAAGCGCGCGGTCGAGCGGCGGGACGGCGGCTGGTGGGTCCTCGGCGACAATCCATACAACACGGGCGGTGACAGCAACGTCTACGGCGTGGTGCCGGAGGACCTCGTGCTCGCCCGGGTGCGGGGGCGCTTCCGGCCGCTCGGCAGATTCCGCCAGGAGCGTGAGGCGCTGGGGCGGCGTCAGCTGTCCCTGACGGCGCTGGTCTCCTGGACCTTCTCCGCCGTGCGCCCCGTGCTCGCCGACCGCTCGCTCTCCAAGCGCTTGCGCGCGCGGTAGGCCGCCACGTTCGCCCGGGTCGCGCAGCGGTCGGAGCAGTAGCGCCGGGAGCGGTTGGTCGAGGTGTCCAGATAGGCGTTGCGGCACGGCGCCGCCTCGCACAGGCCGAGCCGGTCCACGCCGTGCTCGGTGAGGTGGAAGGCGAGGCCCATGGCCGCGATCGCCGCGTACCCGGCGGTGGCGTTCGACGGGTGGTCGGCCAGGTGCATGTGCCACAACGGACGGCCGTCGTCGTCGCGGTAGTCGTGGCCGGAGATCTGCGGACTCACCGGGAACTCCAGGAGCAGCGAGTTCAGCAGGTCCACGGCGAGGGTCTCGTCGCCGCCGTCCGCCGCCTCGAAGACCGCCCTGAGCCGCCCCCGGACCGAGCGGAAGCGCGTCACGTCCGAGTCCGTGGCGCGCCGGCCCGCCTGCTGGTTGGCCCCGAACAGCTCGCGGACCGCCTCGACCGACGTCAGCGTGTCCCTGTTGCGCTCCGGCTCCTCGGTGTTGACCAGACGTACGGCATAGT is a window from the Streptomyces spectabilis genome containing:
- a CDS encoding EamA family transporter gives rise to the protein MGNTRAARGALGLVFAQVVSLQAGAAVAKAAYAHVSPTALAGMRLGFAALVLWCVVRPRLGRFTAERWRAAVGLGVVLAAMNTAYFQAIGELPLGVAATLELLGPLLLALALSRSPAQLCAGFLALAGVLLLAAPGGALPVAGLALGALAAVCRAAYVVLNRRVGRLFPDWSGLTVALAVGAVLLVPVAAATDGAAVARHPAVLGTGLLVALLSSLIPYSLDLLALRRVGVRAFGVLLALGPAVGAAVGFAALGEQLNVRQCGAVALVVAACAWAVWSGNAAGTEDGTAKAEAHAAGGGGAV
- a CDS encoding HAD-IA family hydrolase; this translates as MRPAAAAEPRPFDAVLTDLDGVIRFYDMSGLTELERAAGLPEGATAEIAFAPETDLPLMLGRIGKDEWVAAIAEGLAVRRGLDAARGRELGLALAESGFWADQTVVDLLRRARAHVPVSIVTNATPWLDEDLARLGLTSLVDDVVGSAALGLAKPDRRIYELAAERLGAAVTRCLFVDDREENVAAATALGMRGVLYRGPDDLRAALAPLFG
- a CDS encoding sigma-70 family RNA polymerase sigma factor — protein: MDGRDLLAERFEEHRPHLKAVAYRMLGSLSEAEDAVQESWLKLSRADSEAVRNLGGWLTTVVGRICLDLLRSRQQRGEQSLDVPATYVPDPQVSALPGRSGTADPEEAALLTDSVGLALLVVLDTLGPAERLAFVLHDMFAVPFEDIAPIVERAPAATRQLASRARRRVRDAAPVPDPDRARQREVVEAFLAAARGGEFDALLELLDPDVVLRADGGEVAGLSRLVRGAQEVVAGARSFATVALSTHLVLVNGRVGQMAVVNGKPFSVGEFTVRDGRIVEINILADHDRLAALLDADTLAAVTGEATD
- the sodN gene encoding superoxide dismutase, Ni; the encoded protein is MLSRLFAPKVKASAHCDLPCGVYDPAQARIEAESVKAVQEKMAANDDPHFQARATVIKEQRAELAKHHVSVLWSDYFKPPHFEKYPQLHVLVNDTLKALSAAKGSTDPKTGEKALELIAEIDRIFWETKKA
- the sodX gene encoding nickel-type superoxide dismutase maturation protease is translated as MPEMTADGRETRVPFQLIEVDGPSMVPTLNPGDWMLVQHGARVRPGDVVILRHPLQQDLLVVKRAVERRDGGWWVLGDNPYNTGGDSNVYGVVPEDLVLARVRGRFRPLGRFRQEREALGRRQLSLTALVSWTFSAVRPVLADRSLSKRLRAR
- a CDS encoding CGNR zinc finger domain-containing protein, yielding MELAYYSDYAVRLVNTEEPERNRDTLTSVEAVRELFGANQQAGRRATDSDVTRFRSVRGRLRAVFEAADGGDETLAVDLLNSLLLEFPVSPQISGHDYRDDDGRPLWHMHLADHPSNATAGYAAIAAMGLAFHLTEHGVDRLGLCEAAPCRNAYLDTSTNRSRRYCSDRCATRANVAAYRARKRLESERSASTGRTAEKVQETSAVRDS